AGGAGATCCAGAATTAACAAACATTTTTTGCCAGGAAAAATATCTCAATTGGGTTTGCAGCCAATCTTTTGCAGAAAATGGCCTTCATTCAATGATGGTAAAATATCCCTCGAAAAAACAATAATACGATCACATCACGCTCTACAAATGTACTAATCCCATTTGAGAATGCTTTTATTATTACAGTACTACAAACGCACAAACATTCTAACAAACTTGTTGAAGTTACATTAAAAAATACAGTAGTACCATCTTCGCCAAAGGGACAGATTACATGTACAAATAGGATTTAACAGTGCATAGAACAGAGACAGacaacatatatacatacagcaCAAAAGCCACCCATCATCACACATCTAATTCATTCCAATCATTTATGGTTCAAGTTCAAATGATAAAGCACAATTACAAACCCATCTCAGAAACAAAAGACCATGAATATACACACCCATACCACCAACTATTCTCAATCCCTATGTAACACCTCCTTCACATGGCATCCACACAAATCACACCCCCCAAAGCAAGACAACCGAATTCAAGCTTCAAAACAAACTTAAAGAGAAATTACAGATACTAATAATACCTCAAGCGGCGGCtgcctcctcctcttcttcttcctcctcgtACTCTTCCTCATCAGCAGTCGCATCCTGATATTGCTGGTACTCGGCCACGAGATCGTTCATATTGCTCTCAGCCTCAGTAAACTCCATCTCATCCATTCCCTCCCCCGTGTACCAATGCAAGAAAGCCTTCCGCCTGAACATCGCCGTAAACTGCTCGCTCACCCGCCGGAACATCTCCTGAATTGACGTTGAGTTTCCAATAAAGGTGGACGCCATTTTTAGACCCTTTGGGGGAATATCGCAAACGCTTGACTTCACATTATTAGGAATCCACTCCACAAAGTAGGAAGAGTTCTTGTTTTGGACATTTATCATCTGCTCATCAACTTCTTTGGTGCTCATTTTGCCGCGGAACATGGCGGAGGCAGTTAAGTACCGTCCATGGCGAGGGTCAGCCGCGCACATCATGTTCTTGGCATCCCACATCTGCTGAGTCAGCTCAGGGACCGTGAGGGCCCGGTACTGCTGGGACCCTCTTGAGGTTAACGGTGCGAATCCGACCATGAAGAAGTGGAGACGAGGGAATGGGATTAGGTTAACCGCCAGTTTCCGAAGGTCAGAGTTTAGTTGCCCGGGGAAACGAAGACAGCATGTGACACCACTCATCGTGGCAGAGATTAAGTGGTTGAGATCACCAACTGAAATAAGACAGAACAATCTTTGTGAACTTTTACTGATTAGAGCATGTGCCTTTCTCAGAAAACTtgttattggaaaaaaaatatcagcTGAGTACCCGTCCCAATTGATTTGTCCATTTTCGGAAATCCAACTTATCAAGTGAGTACATTCATTGCACTCTCCCTTCAATTTAAGAGAGAAGGGCAAACGGGAATACCATGGAATTGGACAAATGGTTTGGGACATCCGAACatgaaaaatggacaaaaaatgaGCTCAACCCAGTTTTATTAAGGCAGCATTTGGGTACAGGCTTATTGCTTTCCAAGTGCAGAAGAGCAGAAAAATCCCCCACCAGAGGGCGGTAGGATTGGATCCCCAAGGATTAGTCGATGTACACATAAGCCGTAAGCTGAACCGGACACCCTGAattttaacaaacaaacaaaaaagtgcaaaagaccagaaagaaaaaaaaaacatttgggtCGGGGCTTTCAAGCTCTGGCTTCAAAATGACAAGCCTGCCTTTGGTTCAAAAACCCATCTTAAAAGCCTTGAAAACGAAATGAAGTGGGCTTTTTAATTTGTGCCTTTTCGGCCGATTTAGACAAAAAGCAAAAGGCCAACTTTAACCCTCAAGCCAAACCGGGCCTAACTATTGGTTCAAATTTTCTGAGTGCAGTCTACTCTTTAcatgtatatgtatacatattcatttagtgagagagagacagatagTGCAGTCACAGCTAATGAGCAACCCATTTCATCTCTTGGCACAGTTTGATGGtgcttttagaattaaataGAGCTTCAAGATGTAACAGAAAATTTAGGGGAGTGATTTGCCACTCCCctatttgttaatgtcactcccctttgtgtctatataagatgatttgttttgtgagagaaggggagtgacattaacaaaaagaggagcggcaaaatcaattcccaaaatttAACAATACAGATAAAGAATAAACAGGCATGATAATGAGACACCAGGTGGGAAGTACGACTCATTGTCTGATTACTCTCAAATAAACAGAAACTGGAAATGCTTTCAGTTAAACCTGTCAAAGTTGACTTAAAGAGGTTAAAAGAAAAATGACTTACAAGTGGGTGTTGCAAGCTTCAAAGTACGGAAGCAGATGTCATAGAGAGCTTCATTGTCCAAAACCATACATTCATCGGCATTCTCAACAAGTTGATGAACA
The sequence above is a segment of the Rhododendron vialii isolate Sample 1 chromosome 13a, ASM3025357v1 genome. Coding sequences within it:
- the LOC131312961 gene encoding tubulin beta chain, with the translated sequence MREILHIQGGQCGNQIGAKFWEVICDEHGIDHTGKYAGDADLQLERINVYYNEASGGRYVPRAVLMDLEPGTMDSVRSGPFGQIFRPDNFVFGQSGAGNNWAKGHYTEGAELIDSVLDVVRKEAENCDCLQGFQVCHSLGGGTGSGMGTLLISKIREEYPDRMMLTFSVFPSPKVSDTVVEPYNATLSVHQLVENADECMVLDNEALYDICFRTLKLATPTFGDLNHLISATMSGVTCCLRFPGQLNSDLRKLAVNLIPFPRLHFFMVGFAPLTSRGSQQYRALTVPELTQQMWDAKNMMCAADPRHGRYLTASAMFRGKMSTKEVDEQMINVQNKNSSYFVEWIPNNVKSSVCDIPPKGLKMASTFIGNSTSIQEMFRRVSEQFTAMFRRKAFLHWYTGEGMDEMEFTEAESNMNDLVAEYQQYQDATADEEEYEEEEEEEEAAAA